Proteins encoded in a region of the Candidatus Zixiibacteriota bacterium genome:
- a CDS encoding PAS domain S-box protein produces MLSALAVCLFVTLGSPNVAAAALPNEPTDSITIAHSLDYRPICYVDSSGRSMGILIDYWRLWSQKTGSPIRFEPAPWDECLKRVRAGEVDILAGAFYSPERDREFDFSQTLIEIKTALLVRKTLTVADYTDLAGRTIAVTRGDRAGDFLKKYYPFLTVHEFNSFEGPVQAAASGEVDALAMDSPSAAHFLKTYSIDDDFRAFKTLYVGRLCAGVAEGRLDLLAHVDAGIGQIQDEELADIFDRWAPTKAVTGWLLLKWLLGSLVAIIGAMSLTHIVTLRIRLRRHKLELTAAQEKYRLLFENVPQGIGVSREGRYIFVNPSMSRMSGYSAQELTNRDKIDLLDPADRAKGQEFKAMRLRGETLPTSYSLRIRTADDSLLWLQLNTVEIEWEGEPALLEFITDITELKSAEAALIKADQQLRAIVDVSPVPLIVTRFDDGRILYVNNNLAKLMDYTKDELLGQLSPNFYYDVEDRRRLLEILMRDGRIDNYEVRLKKKGGQPLWTIFSLAITNISGEQVIMGGLYDITARRQAEEQLKLYREIYLSSNDGIVVIDDNGKYVESNPTHKELAGKTAEDLKGCSFDKVLPIDCAQECHRQIQQSGSYRVQNTHTAADGQERTVDISIFPIKDESNRNNYYVGIGRDVSQMKKLVDELENANQELRDAQTQLIQSEKMASLGMLVAGVAHEINTPLGAINSMHDTLVRSVDKLKTALEQAGDQSNELTRRLFSYLSTIDDANRVITTGSQRVTNIVRRLRSFARLDEAELLNADIHEGIEDTLTLIHHEIKHSITIVRDYGDLPRINCYPGQLNQVFLNLLINSSQSISGQGEIKITTLVRDGHIRIAFSDNGHGIPAEQLPKVFDPGFTTKGVGVGTGLGLSICYQIIRDHHGGIEVDSEVGRGTTFTVVLPIESDEPS; encoded by the coding sequence ATGCTTTCGGCTTTGGCGGTATGCCTGTTTGTAACGCTGGGATCGCCCAATGTCGCGGCCGCCGCCCTGCCGAACGAACCGACAGATTCCATAACCATCGCCCACTCGCTTGACTATCGACCGATTTGTTATGTCGACAGTTCCGGCCGGTCAATGGGAATCCTGATCGACTACTGGCGGCTGTGGTCGCAAAAAACAGGCAGCCCCATCAGGTTCGAACCGGCGCCATGGGATGAGTGTCTTAAGCGCGTTCGCGCCGGCGAAGTAGACATTCTGGCCGGCGCGTTCTACTCGCCGGAACGCGACCGTGAGTTCGACTTCTCGCAAACGTTGATTGAAATCAAAACGGCCCTGCTGGTTCGCAAGACCCTAACGGTAGCTGATTACACTGATCTGGCCGGACGGACGATCGCGGTTACACGAGGTGATCGAGCGGGCGACTTCCTGAAAAAGTATTATCCGTTTCTAACGGTACATGAATTCAATAGCTTCGAGGGACCGGTGCAAGCAGCAGCATCCGGCGAAGTAGACGCCCTGGCTATGGATTCCCCCAGCGCTGCACATTTCCTGAAAACCTACAGTATTGATGACGACTTTCGAGCGTTCAAAACGCTCTATGTGGGACGTTTGTGCGCCGGTGTGGCCGAAGGCCGGCTTGATCTGCTGGCGCATGTTGATGCTGGAATTGGGCAGATTCAAGATGAGGAGTTGGCCGACATTTTTGACCGCTGGGCGCCAACCAAAGCCGTCACCGGATGGCTGCTACTCAAGTGGTTGTTGGGAAGCCTGGTTGCTATCATTGGAGCCATGAGCCTGACCCATATTGTTACTCTGCGTATCCGTTTGCGACGGCACAAACTTGAACTTACGGCCGCCCAGGAGAAGTATCGACTGCTGTTCGAAAATGTTCCGCAGGGCATCGGCGTGAGCCGCGAGGGACGCTACATTTTTGTCAATCCCAGCATGTCGCGGATGTCCGGCTACAGTGCGCAAGAACTGACAAATCGTGACAAGATCGATCTGCTCGATCCCGCCGATCGCGCCAAGGGTCAGGAGTTCAAAGCTATGCGTCTGCGGGGTGAAACACTGCCCACCAGCTACAGTCTCCGGATAAGAACCGCCGATGATTCGCTTTTGTGGCTTCAACTCAACACGGTCGAGATCGAATGGGAAGGGGAGCCGGCGTTGCTTGAGTTCATCACCGACATCACGGAGTTGAAATCGGCAGAGGCGGCCTTGATAAAGGCGGATCAACAACTGCGCGCCATTGTCGACGTGTCGCCGGTGCCGCTGATTGTAACCAGGTTTGACGACGGTCGTATTCTCTACGTCAATAACAACCTGGCCAAACTGATGGACTATACCAAGGATGAACTCCTTGGGCAATTGTCGCCCAACTTCTACTACGATGTGGAGGATCGTCGGCGCCTGTTGGAGATTCTCATGCGCGACGGCCGCATAGACAATTACGAGGTTCGCCTCAAGAAAAAAGGTGGCCAACCGCTCTGGACAATCTTCTCTCTGGCCATTACCAATATTTCGGGTGAACAAGTCATCATGGGCGGCCTGTACGACATTACGGCACGCAGACAAGCGGAGGAACAGCTAAAGCTGTATCGTGAAATCTACCTGAGTTCCAACGATGGGATCGTGGTGATTGACGACAACGGAAAATACGTCGAGAGCAATCCAACCCACAAGGAACTTGCCGGCAAGACGGCCGAAGACCTCAAAGGGTGCAGTTTCGACAAAGTACTACCTATTGATTGCGCCCAGGAGTGCCACCGGCAAATCCAGCAATCCGGCAGCTACCGCGTTCAGAACACACACACCGCCGCCGACGGACAGGAACGAACTGTTGACATTTCAATCTTCCCCATCAAAGATGAATCGAATCGAAACAACTACTACGTCGGTATCGGCCGCGACGTTTCCCAAATGAAGAAACTCGTGGACGAATTGGAGAATGCAAATCAGGAATTGCGCGATGCCCAGACTCAACTGATTCAGTCTGAAAAGATGGCTTCGCTCGGCATGTTGGTGGCCGGTGTTGCGCATGAAATCAATACACCTCTCGGCGCTATCAACAGCATGCACGATACTCTGGTGCGGTCTGTGGATAAACTCAAAACTGCCCTCGAACAAGCAGGTGACCAAAGCAATGAACTGACACGCCGTCTGTTCAGTTATCTTTCCACAATCGACGATGCCAACCGGGTGATCACTACCGGCAGCCAACGGGTCACCAACATCGTTCGACGCTTGCGCAGTTTTGCCCGCCTGGATGAAGCGGAACTTCTCAACGCCGACATTCATGAAGGAATCGAAGATACCCTGACCTTGATCCATCATGAGATCAAACACAGCATTACGATAGTCAGGGATTATGGTGACCTTCCCCGCATCAACTGCTATCCCGGTCAGCTCAACCAGGTCTTCCTGAACCTATTGATTAATTCCAGCCAGTCGATCAGCGGTCAGGGTGAAATCAAAATCACGACCTTGGTGCGTGATGGACATATCAGGATTGCCTTCAGTGACAATGGCCACGGCATTCCGGCCGAGCAGTTGCCGAAGGTATTTGATCCCGGATTCACAACCAAGGGGGTAGGTGTTGGTACCGGGCTGGGTCTTTCCATCTGTTATCAGATCATCCGGGATCATCACGGTGGAATAGAGGTCGACAGCGAAGTCGGGCGCGGTACAACATTCACAGTGGTGCTCCCGATCGAGTCCGACGAACCATCGTAA
- a CDS encoding M14 family zinc carboxypeptidase, giving the protein MKIRLLFVILLLLMTTPAASAADSKLMQVRVYLDAKTEYSKLRTLHLDQVYQKDNYIEVVADQAEFETIESAGFRTEIVIEDVVAYNQSRLDLSKDMGGYKTLDEINIYIDGIINEHRNTVAPKLNIGYTIQGRPIWAVKLSDNPTTDEDEPEILFHAAIHAREVITPEVCLAIMDTLTDYYGIDPHITELVNTREIWFIVPANPDGYYHNQVIEPNGGGMWRKNRRDNGDGSFGVDLNRNYGYQWGYDDEGSSPWPDDPTYRGTGPFSEPESQNMRDFIASRNFVITMDYHAHGNEILWPWGYDYILCPDNDLFAVLGDSMQVLTGGYAPYPITGLYLVNGGTVDWGYGEQTIKNKNFALSIEVGSYSDNFWPPLNRVEPLVQENLGAALYLIEVAGSIHQIAPPEAPLLFVADSVDSIGYEVAWSHDDTLNPAVRYELMEMQNLQRIFDPADDFDNWTNNQFSISTARDHSFPSSFYSDSGHNWQRYVETANPIQVYGEDSVIAWLWYDIEEDWDYAYVEVSTDGAVFNPIAGSITTNYDPYGNNRGNGITGSSGGWIEASFNLAAYLGQLIYIRVSYHTDASVAGEGIYVDDIYPVEGFGTKTIIASDLPDTSYSFAEKPTGVYYYKVRAQDAEDQWSAFSEIDETFVGSFYVCIDTDADGFGDPGHPENSCPDDNCPSHYNPTQSDVDLDGLGDLCDDCPNDPDNDIDADTVCGDIDNCPTIANPDQADTNGDDVGDACCCTLRGNIDHAGGAMIDIADLIWIVDFMFNDGDGFGCPMEADIDASGAGPDIADLVFLIDYMFNAGPLPPVCP; this is encoded by the coding sequence TTGAAGATCAGATTGCTCTTTGTTATTCTGCTTCTGTTGATGACCACTCCCGCAGCATCAGCCGCCGATTCCAAACTGATGCAAGTGCGGGTTTACCTTGACGCCAAAACCGAGTACTCGAAACTCCGCACCCTGCACCTCGATCAGGTATATCAGAAGGACAATTATATAGAGGTGGTTGCCGATCAGGCTGAGTTCGAGACAATTGAAAGCGCCGGATTCAGAACCGAGATCGTCATCGAAGATGTAGTAGCGTACAACCAGTCACGGCTTGATCTGTCCAAAGACATGGGTGGTTACAAAACGCTCGATGAGATCAATATCTATATCGACGGCATCATCAATGAACACCGCAACACTGTCGCCCCCAAGCTCAATATCGGCTACACTATCCAGGGACGTCCCATTTGGGCGGTCAAGCTGTCCGACAATCCCACGACCGACGAAGATGAACCGGAAATCCTGTTTCACGCCGCCATCCACGCCCGCGAGGTTATTACACCCGAGGTCTGCCTGGCTATTATGGATACACTCACCGACTACTATGGAATCGATCCGCATATTACAGAACTCGTGAATACCCGCGAAATCTGGTTTATCGTGCCGGCTAATCCCGATGGCTATTACCACAATCAGGTGATCGAACCAAACGGCGGCGGTATGTGGCGCAAGAACCGTCGCGACAACGGTGATGGTTCTTTCGGCGTCGATCTCAACCGAAACTATGGATACCAGTGGGGCTACGACGACGAAGGCTCCTCACCCTGGCCCGATGATCCGACCTATCGCGGCACGGGGCCGTTCTCGGAGCCTGAGTCGCAAAACATGCGTGACTTTATTGCCTCGCGCAATTTCGTTATCACCATGGACTACCATGCTCACGGTAACGAGATTCTCTGGCCATGGGGGTACGATTACATTCTTTGCCCCGACAATGACTTGTTTGCCGTTTTAGGCGACTCGATGCAGGTTCTCACCGGTGGATACGCACCTTATCCGATTACCGGCCTCTATCTCGTAAACGGCGGCACGGTCGACTGGGGGTATGGAGAGCAGACGATCAAAAACAAAAACTTCGCGCTGTCAATCGAAGTAGGTTCCTACAGTGACAATTTCTGGCCGCCCTTGAATCGGGTGGAACCACTGGTCCAGGAAAACCTGGGTGCGGCGCTGTACTTGATTGAAGTTGCAGGCAGCATCCACCAGATCGCTCCGCCGGAGGCGCCCCTGTTATTCGTTGCCGACAGTGTGGACAGCATCGGCTACGAGGTTGCCTGGAGTCATGATGACACCTTGAACCCGGCGGTGCGGTACGAGTTGATGGAAATGCAGAACCTCCAGCGAATATTCGACCCGGCTGACGATTTTGACAATTGGACCAACAATCAATTCTCCATATCTACGGCGCGCGATCATTCGTTCCCATCCAGTTTCTACTCCGACTCCGGCCACAACTGGCAGAGATACGTAGAGACCGCCAACCCAATCCAGGTGTACGGAGAAGACAGCGTGATAGCCTGGCTATGGTACGACATCGAAGAAGATTGGGATTACGCCTACGTGGAAGTGTCCACCGACGGCGCCGTTTTCAATCCCATTGCCGGCAGCATCACCACCAACTATGATCCCTACGGCAACAATCGCGGCAATGGCATAACCGGCTCCTCGGGAGGATGGATCGAAGCGAGCTTCAATCTGGCCGCCTATCTGGGTCAGTTGATTTACATACGAGTCTCGTACCACACCGATGCATCGGTAGCCGGTGAGGGTATCTACGTCGACGATATCTATCCGGTCGAAGGGTTTGGCACAAAGACCATAATCGCCTCCGATCTGCCCGACACTTCGTATAGTTTCGCCGAAAAACCGACCGGGGTTTACTACTACAAAGTGCGCGCGCAGGATGCCGAGGATCAGTGGTCTGCATTTTCCGAAATCGATGAAACGTTTGTGGGTTCGTTCTACGTGTGTATCGATACAGACGCCGACGGTTTCGGCGACCCGGGTCATCCGGAAAACTCGTGTCCGGACGACAATTGCCCGTCGCATTACAATCCCACCCAGTCCGATGTGGACCTGGACGGCCTTGGTGATCTATGCGATGATTGTCCCAACGATCCCGATAACGACATCGATGCCGATACTGTCTGCGGCGACATTGACAACTGCCCGACGATAGCCAACCCCGATCAGGCGGATACTAACGGAGACGATGTCGGTGACGCCTGCTGTTGTACGCTGCGCGGCAACATCGATCATGCCGGTGGCGCTATGATCGATATCGCCGACCTTATTTGGATTGTCGACTTCATGTTCAACGACGGTGACGGGTTTGGCTGTCCTATGGAGGCGGATATCGACGCCAGTGGGGCAGGCCCCGATATTGCCGATCTGGTGTTTCTCATTGACTACATGTTCAACGCCGGGCCGCTGCCGCCGGTCTGTCCGTAA
- a CDS encoding T9SS type A sorting domain-containing protein — protein sequence MRTTSILLSYLLPLLIVAAGSVGTANAGDQSYPQFVDCSPRMSGDHCDSFYFQVRAELPERDHPNNANIRYHLMSGPGEIDEHTGWWHWYTDTATFSWWHSVEIAASVGHSPMHTTPPEEYCRFMVEPQDVFSRILLDGQPHRSIFFVTAPGVHEFDIEIVDPDECDAPTVEIFRVWYPPAGSLYIENDKLIFEAAEADQGKKFQVTLHTPGGPPTPVHEFYFDTRENIPTPVFYRCSDDITMTACDEVHYAPLARFPDSVSSSGILYDLVSGPGHMVGNWHWTFEPTVADIGQTYEVEIAARYGPVVTSGDENCRFNVTVIEQPVGIHPMDFTCGEPITIPSEISSSFNMRVFAGDCSKTRVRVAEVTPSFVGTIDVVENRGSNSPNRETHRLTVLPDSLDGDQTFHLVIECISISGEYYSCEIDLVVEELQPYRIVIQTLEEVQQGEHAYVDVVLEEGNIPMGGFSFSLTHNVSALMPVGASPGPFFQQCNWADLEFHRGPIGPPQDDLPPGLFRVSGQAGHKGDTLRPTCFFPDSLPATLFTIDFLVTNDRTFECDSPPVDFFWQHCFDNRISSKTGRDIFMSREVFDSEGSLLTPETIPSYSGAPDSCLDGSRGDQTHRLIDFYGGALHIACDTTGWCQPGDLNSDGVPFQVSDAVLYTNYFVRGLSVFSDTTCIAERSDANQDGIPLSIADLQYIIQIIVGDGDPYFQWDSTSSNPAIFRQASDGVASVSTPDTLGPVWFHFGGVVTPQNLTDVVGMDYHHRSDSTTSVWLGSLSGGRIPAGPLLGNVHAPLLEVQTCTYTGAKVEAIIDQVLGIDVDDGIVPTEYALEQNYPNPFNNSTVIQFDLPQAGDVRIKIYNVLGRVVYQKTQYFGHGRKEFVWDGRSMAGGEVAAGVYFYRLESGSFTQTKKMLLLK from the coding sequence ATGAGAACGACTTCCATATTATTGAGTTATCTATTGCCGTTGCTTATTGTCGCTGCCGGTTCGGTTGGGACAGCCAATGCAGGCGATCAAAGCTACCCCCAATTCGTAGATTGCTCACCCAGAATGTCCGGCGACCATTGTGATTCGTTTTACTTTCAGGTGCGAGCGGAACTACCTGAGAGGGATCATCCTAACAATGCCAACATCCGCTACCATCTTATGTCCGGACCGGGGGAGATCGACGAGCATACCGGCTGGTGGCATTGGTATACTGACACCGCAACCTTCTCCTGGTGGCATTCGGTTGAGATTGCTGCTTCGGTCGGCCATAGCCCGATGCATACGACGCCACCGGAGGAGTACTGCCGGTTCATGGTGGAACCGCAGGATGTATTCAGCCGTATCCTTCTGGATGGACAGCCGCACCGGTCGATCTTTTTCGTCACAGCCCCGGGGGTACATGAATTCGACATTGAAATAGTTGACCCGGATGAGTGTGACGCACCGACAGTGGAGATATTTCGCGTATGGTATCCACCCGCGGGTTCGCTTTATATCGAGAATGACAAGCTGATCTTTGAGGCGGCTGAGGCTGACCAGGGCAAGAAGTTCCAGGTTACTCTCCATACGCCGGGCGGTCCTCCCACCCCGGTGCATGAGTTCTACTTCGATACACGAGAAAACATACCCACCCCGGTGTTCTATCGCTGCTCAGACGACATAACTATGACGGCGTGTGACGAGGTTCATTATGCACCGTTGGCGCGCTTTCCGGATTCTGTGAGTAGTAGTGGGATACTCTACGATCTGGTCAGCGGCCCGGGCCATATGGTGGGAAACTGGCATTGGACTTTCGAACCGACAGTAGCGGATATCGGTCAGACTTATGAGGTCGAAATCGCGGCTCGTTATGGACCGGTCGTTACCAGCGGCGATGAGAACTGCCGCTTCAATGTGACAGTAATCGAGCAACCTGTCGGCATTCATCCCATGGATTTCACCTGCGGTGAGCCTATAACGATCCCATCGGAGATTTCATCTTCGTTCAATATGCGGGTCTTTGCCGGCGACTGTTCTAAGACACGGGTTAGAGTGGCAGAGGTGACACCCTCGTTCGTCGGCACGATAGATGTGGTTGAGAATCGCGGATCGAACAGTCCCAACAGAGAGACTCATCGTTTGACGGTTTTGCCGGACAGTCTGGATGGAGATCAGACGTTCCATCTGGTGATCGAGTGCATTAGTATTTCAGGGGAGTATTACAGCTGTGAAATAGATCTGGTGGTCGAGGAGTTACAACCGTACCGGATAGTTATCCAGACATTGGAGGAGGTGCAGCAGGGTGAACACGCCTATGTCGACGTGGTGCTGGAGGAGGGCAACATACCGATGGGCGGATTCAGTTTCTCTTTGACCCATAACGTATCGGCCCTGATGCCGGTAGGCGCAAGTCCGGGACCGTTCTTCCAGCAGTGTAATTGGGCGGACCTCGAATTCCATCGCGGTCCCATCGGACCGCCGCAGGACGATCTGCCGCCGGGACTATTTCGCGTATCAGGGCAAGCCGGCCATAAAGGAGACACTCTTCGGCCGACTTGCTTTTTTCCCGATAGTTTACCTGCGACACTGTTTACGATTGATTTTCTGGTCACCAATGACCGGACGTTTGAATGCGATTCACCTCCGGTCGACTTCTTCTGGCAGCACTGTTTCGACAACAGGATTTCATCGAAAACCGGTCGAGATATCTTCATGTCGCGTGAGGTCTTCGATAGCGAGGGCAGTCTGCTGACGCCGGAGACGATCCCGTCGTATTCCGGGGCGCCGGATAGCTGTCTGGATGGTTCGCGAGGTGACCAAACTCATCGCCTGATCGATTTTTACGGCGGAGCCTTACATATAGCCTGTGACACCACCGGCTGGTGTCAACCGGGTGACTTGAACTCCGACGGGGTACCTTTCCAGGTGTCCGATGCTGTTCTCTACACCAATTACTTTGTCAGAGGTTTGTCGGTGTTTAGCGACACGACCTGTATAGCCGAACGCAGCGATGCCAATCAGGACGGAATCCCGCTGTCGATTGCGGACCTGCAGTACATTATCCAAATAATCGTCGGTGATGGCGACCCCTATTTTCAGTGGGACAGCACATCCTCAAACCCGGCTATCTTCAGACAGGCGTCTGATGGTGTGGCGAGTGTGTCCACCCCGGACACTCTGGGTCCGGTTTGGTTTCATTTCGGCGGCGTCGTTACACCGCAGAATCTGACCGATGTTGTCGGCATGGATTACCATCACCGCTCCGATTCGACAACAAGTGTCTGGTTGGGATCATTAAGCGGCGGCCGCATCCCGGCCGGGCCGCTGCTTGGCAATGTCCATGCGCCGCTGCTGGAAGTACAGACCTGCACCTATACCGGCGCCAAAGTCGAGGCGATTATCGATCAAGTATTGGGTATCGACGTAGACGATGGAATCGTGCCGACGGAATATGCGTTGGAACAGAACTATCCCAACCCGTTCAATAATTCTACGGTCATACAGTTCGATCTGCCACAAGCAGGCGACGTGAGAATCAAGATATATAATGTACTCGGCCGCGTTGTCTATCAGAAGACACAGTACTTCGGGCACGGTCGAAAGGAGTTTGTCTGGGACGGGCGTTCGATGGCCGGAGGAGAGGTTGCCGCCGGTGTCTATTTCTACCGTCTGGAGTCGGGGTCGTTCACCCAGACCAAGAAGATGCTGCTGCTAAAGTAA